A single Gemmatimonadales bacterium DNA region contains:
- a CDS encoding ScyD/ScyE family protein, which yields MKKLSAVAAASLLLLAACGREAANPSEPAQTGAAAAGPGALTAMHGAIALDTVATGLNNPRGLKFGPDGDLYVAEGGTGGTNSTVGQCLQVPQVGPYTGGYTSRISKIDRHGNRTTVVDSLPSSATSAVSGSLTSGVADVAFIGRTLYAVLAGAGCSHGVPDVPNAVIRVHRNGTWSIVADLSAFVAANPAANPDPDDFEPDGTWYGLVARDGYLYTTEPNHQEVDRVSPRTGRIKRLVDVSVAHNGATGGWIGPTALIADRDGFVFGTLGPFPVVPGSESIFDLDLNGRYRALASGFSTVLGLASDRAGRIYVLESMTQPGFPGPQDIGAGMVVRVKRGGAVDTVATGFSFPSAMTYGPDGNLYVSDFGFGTPPGTGQIVRIRLGHDHD from the coding sequence ATGAAGAAGCTGTCCGCCGTGGCGGCCGCATCACTGCTGCTGCTCGCAGCGTGCGGTCGTGAAGCTGCCAACCCCAGCGAGCCGGCTCAGACCGGCGCCGCCGCGGCCGGGCCGGGCGCGCTGACCGCGATGCACGGCGCGATTGCGCTGGACACCGTCGCCACGGGTCTGAACAATCCCCGGGGGCTCAAGTTCGGGCCCGACGGGGACCTGTACGTCGCCGAAGGCGGCACGGGCGGCACCAACTCGACGGTCGGACAGTGCCTGCAGGTGCCGCAGGTCGGCCCGTACACCGGCGGGTACACGTCGCGGATCTCGAAGATCGATCGACACGGGAACCGCACGACCGTGGTGGACAGCCTGCCCTCCAGCGCGACCAGCGCGGTCTCCGGGAGCCTCACCAGCGGCGTCGCCGACGTCGCGTTCATCGGGCGCACGCTGTACGCCGTGCTGGCCGGCGCCGGCTGCTCGCATGGCGTCCCCGACGTGCCGAACGCGGTCATCCGGGTGCACCGGAACGGCACGTGGAGCATCGTCGCGGACCTGAGCGCGTTCGTCGCCGCCAATCCCGCCGCGAACCCGGACCCGGACGATTTTGAGCCCGACGGCACGTGGTACGGCCTGGTGGCCCGGGATGGATACCTCTACACGACGGAGCCGAACCACCAGGAGGTGGATCGCGTCTCGCCTCGAACGGGCCGGATCAAGCGCCTGGTCGACGTCTCCGTGGCCCACAACGGCGCTACGGGGGGGTGGATCGGTCCCACAGCCCTCATCGCGGACCGCGACGGCTTCGTATTCGGCACCCTCGGGCCGTTTCCGGTCGTTCCCGGCAGCGAGAGCATCTTCGATCTGGATCTGAACGGGAGGTATCGCGCGCTGGCATCCGGCTTTTCGACCGTGCTCGGGCTGGCGTCCGATCGCGCCGGGCGGATCTACGTGCTGGAGTCCATGACGCAGCCCGGCTTCCCGGGGCCCCAGGACATCGGCGCGGGCATGGTGGTGCGTGTGAAGAGGGGTGGAGCCGTAGACACCGTGGCCACGGGCTTCAGCTTCCCGTCGGCGATGACCTACGGACCCGATGGGAATCTCTACGTGTCGGACTTCGGCTTCGGCACGCCTCCCGGCACAGGCCAGATCGTTCGCATTCGCCTGGGCCACGACCACGACTGA